Genomic window (Chitinophagales bacterium):
CTTTGCTGGCTTCGTAAATTGCTGAAAGTTGCGGTACGCCTACTCCTGCAACTACTCTCGTAGTGCAAATAGAACCCGGCCCCACTCCTACTTTTACACCATCTACACCGGCATCTATCAATGCCTTTGCGCCTGCCTCGGTAGCTACATTGCCACCAATTATTTCGAGTTGCTTAAAGGTTTGTTTTGCTTTTTTTATGGCAGTTAATACTCCTTTCGAATGTCCGTGGGCAGTATCTATACAAACTACATCTACTCCCACATTTACCAATGCCTCTATGCGCTCCAACATATCGGGAGTAACGCCCACTGCAGCTCCGCAAAGCAATCTTCCCAACGAGTCTTTGGCGGCATTGGGATGGCTGCGTAATTTTAAAATATCTTTGTAGGTAATTAAGCCAACCAATTTGCCACCTTTATCTATTACGGGTAGCTTTTCAATTTTATACTGCTCCAGAATTTTTTCTGCCTGCTTTAGGTTCGTTCCTTTGGGTGCGGTAATGAGTTTTTCTTTTGTCATTACTTCCACCACTTTGCGTTTGTTATTTTTTTCAAAACGCAAATCGCGATTAGTTAAAATACCAATGAGTTTTCCGGTTTTGTTTACGATTGGAATGCCCCCAATTCTGTTTTCACTCATAATTTTATGAGCATCTCCAATTACGGCATCTTCTAAAAGTATTATTGGGTCAATTATCATGCCGCTATCTGCCCGCTTTACTTTGCGTACCATTTCTGCCTGTTGCTCTTTGGGCATATTTTTGTGTATCATACCAATGCCGCCAACCCGCGCCACTGCTATTGCCAATGCCGATTCGGTTACGGTATCCATAGCGGCCGACACCAATGGAACATTGATGGTTAAATTCTTGGTAAGTTTTGTTGAAATATCTACTTCGCGCGGAAGTATTTCGGAATGTGCGGGAATTAAAAGTACATCATCAAATGTAATTCCATCGTAACTGAACTTGTTGTCAGAAATATTTCTTGCCATGTGCAAACCTACAAATTTTTTTTTTCCGTGAAATGCGATTTTGGGTATTACACAAAAATATGAACTACGCTTTCTTACGATTTAAACCTCCGCTTCAAAAAAAATACTTCATTTGCGTTGTTTATACAAATTCTAAATAAGAAAAGTGAAGCAGTTTTTAGTTATATCTACTATAGTTTTATTGAGTTTAGTGCCGGCAAAAGCCAACCAAGAAAAGGTTAGGAATTTAGTTCACACACTCGACTACATAGCCCGCGATTACCAACATGCCATAGCAAATGGCAATGTAAAAGATGCAGATGAGTATGCCGAGATGCAAGAATTTAGCGAGGCACTCACCAAACAAATTACAGAACTACAATTTACCGAACAAGATTCTACAAGCATTGCTATAAACTCTATTAAGAAACTTATTTCTGAAAAAGCCGATGCCACTATTGTATCGGCCGAAGCCACTGCGTTGCGCCAAAAACTCATTGCACACTACGGCATCAACACTGCTCCTGCTCTGTATCCCGACATTGCCAATGGCAAAAATATTTTTAAAGCCCACTGTGCCGCCTGCCATGGTGAAAATGGTGCCGGTGATGGTCCCGAAGGCATACACTTAAAACCTGCACCGCGCAACTTTCATGACGATGCCATTGTGGGTGCACTCAGCCCTTTCGCCATATTCAATACCGTACGCGTGGGCATAGAAGGAACAGGTATGGTTGCCAACACTAGCCTGAGCGAAAAAGAAGTGTGGGATGTTGCCTTTTATGTGTTGGCACTTCGCTATAATGGAAAAAAGAGCGAAACAGTTATTCCTGAAATTTCTTTAGATGAAATTGCCGTGCACTCCGATAACACCTTCAAAGAAAAAGGCTGGAGCGCAGCGCAAATTCAGCAACTAAGAAACCGCCTACCGCAAGAAGCCAACAACATCTTTTTATCGCGCACAGAAAAACTATTAAAAGAAGCACTGGCTGCCTACGAAAATGCCGATTACAAAACTGCCGAACGCCTTGCTATATCTGCATACTTAGAAGGCGTAGAACCGGTAGAAATTCACCTTAGCAACGTAAATACCACAGCAGCAAAAGAATTAGAAGATAATGTTACCGAGGTGCGACTGCTCATGAAAAAAAATGCCCCTGTCGAAGAAGTAAAAGCCGCAGTAGAAAAAGCAATACGCAGCGTAGGTGTGGCCTCTGCCGCATTAGAAAACAACAACGTGTCGTTTTGGATGGCATTTTCAATAACACTAATTATTTTATTACGCGAAGGTCTAGAAGCCTTCTTGGTGATTATGGTACTGCTTGCCATTTTAGATCGCTCCAACCTTGGTGAACGCAAAAAATACATCCACCTTGGGTGGATTTCTGCCATAGCCATTGGAGTAGTAATTTGGATAGTAAGCGGCAAAGCCATTCAATCCAGCATTACCAATATGGAACTTATGGAAGGCATTATAGCACTAGTTGCAGTAAGTGTGTTGATATATGTTGGCTTTTGGCTCCACAGTAAAAGCAAAGCCGAAGAGTGGAAAAAATATGTGGGCGAATTAGTAGCCAAAGCCAATAGCAACAAAAGTGTGTGGGGACTGGCAGCATTGGCCTTTTTTGTATCGTTTCGCGAAGTGTTTGAGAGCCTGCTTTTCCTTTCTGCATTGCAAATTCAAAGCAAGGGCACACAAACTGCAGCACTCGGAACGGGTATTGTGGCAGCCGGCATTATTGTATTGGCATTGGCATTTATCTCGCATAAATACTCTGCCAAGTTGCCCGTTCAGAAACTATTCCAAATATCGGCATTTACCATCAGCGTGCTTGCTTTTGTTTTGGCAGGAAAAGGTATGCACTCTTTTCAAGAGGCAGGCTTTGTATCAATACATAAAATCAGCTCGTTTCCTGTAATTGAAATTTTGGGTATCTATAACACCATAGAAACACTATCGGCACAAGCGGTTGTATTTTTGCTTATTATTGCCTTGCGCTGGTTGAGTTCAAAAAAATAGCAATTACTTTTGTTTATTTAAATTGAAAAGTTATCTTCGCACCTCCAAAATTTAAACAGAATTATGCTAATAGTAGATGCACGCGAATCTGAAAGCATTGACAGAGCTTTAAAAAAGTACAAAAAGAAATTTGAGAAAGCAGGCATTTTGCGTGAATTGCGCGACCGCCAAGTTTTCACTAAAAAAAGTGTACAGCGCAGAAACGAAGTGTTGCGTGCTGCTTATCACGAGCAAGTGAAAAGAGAGCAATTGGGATAATTCCCATTCTTTAGGTTTGATTACAGGTTAATAACAAATAGGCTAAAGCCCGTTGCAACTTACGTTGTAACGGGTTTTTTGTGCTTTTTACCACCCTACTTCTAACCTAAATACCTTTCTAAGAAAAAAATCTTGTACTTTCGCTAAAGTGAGAAAAGCTATTGCCATATTTTTTGTATTACTGTTGGGCAGCAGGTATGTACATGCCGAAAAGCCCCACACTCCTTTTGTATCATTGGCTGAAGCTATGAGAACTTACGAACAGTTGAATTTACAACAACTGGGGCTTAATAAATCTATCTT
Coding sequences:
- a CDS encoding FTR1 family protein produces the protein MKQFLVISTIVLLSLVPAKANQEKVRNLVHTLDYIARDYQHAIANGNVKDADEYAEMQEFSEALTKQITELQFTEQDSTSIAINSIKKLISEKADATIVSAEATALRQKLIAHYGINTAPALYPDIANGKNIFKAHCAACHGENGAGDGPEGIHLKPAPRNFHDDAIVGALSPFAIFNTVRVGIEGTGMVANTSLSEKEVWDVAFYVLALRYNGKKSETVIPEISLDEIAVHSDNTFKEKGWSAAQIQQLRNRLPQEANNIFLSRTEKLLKEALAAYENADYKTAERLAISAYLEGVEPVEIHLSNVNTTAAKELEDNVTEVRLLMKKNAPVEEVKAAVEKAIRSVGVASAALENNNVSFWMAFSITLIILLREGLEAFLVIMVLLAILDRSNLGERKKYIHLGWISAIAIGVVIWIVSGKAIQSSITNMELMEGIIALVAVSVLIYVGFWLHSKSKAEEWKKYVGELVAKANSNKSVWGLAALAFFVSFREVFESLLFLSALQIQSKGTQTAALGTGIVAAGIIVLALAFISHKYSAKLPVQKLFQISAFTISVLAFVLAGKGMHSFQEAGFVSIHKISSFPVIEILGIYNTIETLSAQAVVFLLIIALRWLSSKK
- the guaB gene encoding IMP dehydrogenase; protein product: MSDNKFSYDGITFDDVLLIPAHSEILPREVDISTKLTKNLTINVPLVSAAMDTVTESALAIAVARVGGIGMIHKNMPKEQQAEMVRKVKRADSGMIIDPIILLEDAVIGDAHKIMSENRIGGIPIVNKTGKLIGILTNRDLRFEKNNKRKVVEVMTKEKLITAPKGTNLKQAEKILEQYKIEKLPVIDKGGKLVGLITYKDILKLRSHPNAAKDSLGRLLCGAAVGVTPDMLERIEALVNVGVDVVCIDTAHGHSKGVLTAIKKAKQTFKQLEIIGGNVATEAGAKALIDAGVDGVKVGVGPGSICTTRVVAGVGVPQLSAIYEASKAAKKAGVPIIGDGGIRYTGDIVKAIAAGADTVMAGGIFAGTDESPGETIIYEGRKFKSYRGMGSVEAMKEGSKDRYFQDVEDDIKKLVPEGIVGRVPYKGSVSEVMYQYIGGLRAGMGYCGAKNIKTLQQAQFVRITSAGVAESHPHDVSITKEAPNYSRK
- the rpsU gene encoding 30S ribosomal protein S21: MLIVDARESESIDRALKKYKKKFEKAGILRELRDRQVFTKKSVQRRNEVLRAAYHEQVKREQLG